In Verrucomicrobia bacterium CG1_02_43_26, one genomic interval encodes:
- the flgI gene encoding flagellar biosynthesis protein FlgA (part of the basal body which consists of four rings L, P, S, and M mounted on a central rod; Bradyrhizobium has one thick flagellum and several thin flagella; the Bradyrhizobium protein in this cluster is associated with the thin flagella) — protein MKFVLYILILMMSSMVTLMGSRIKDLTHIEGTRDNQLIGYGLVVGLAGQGDSNGIKYTSQALVNALKALKVNVNPDDIKSKNVAAVMITSNIGPFIREGSKIDITVSSIGDAKSLQGGVLLQTPLVGADGVVYAVGQGPIAVGGFLGGSGGEGGATVQQNHPTVGIITSGAIVEREIPTEFMHHGSLNLLLESPDFVSAVRVADAVNKIFPGTSQAMNSATINVLVPPEYRGQVPNFIASIGELDVIPDLAARVIINERTGTIVATSNVRISTVAISNGSLTISISNTQGVSQPNALSNTGDTTTYSNTETNVDETKGVFQVVEDLPTIERLTAALNALGVSTREMMSILQAIKSAGALHAELILN, from the coding sequence ATGAAATTTGTTTTATATATTTTGATTCTAATGATGAGCTCCATGGTCACCCTCATGGGCTCAAGAATAAAAGATCTCACGCATATAGAAGGCACACGAGATAACCAACTCATCGGATATGGTTTGGTCGTGGGTCTTGCGGGCCAGGGAGATAGTAATGGGATTAAATACACATCACAAGCGTTGGTTAACGCGTTAAAGGCGTTAAAGGTAAATGTAAATCCAGATGACATTAAGTCTAAAAATGTCGCTGCTGTGATGATTACCTCAAACATAGGTCCTTTCATCAGAGAAGGATCTAAGATAGATATCACCGTTTCTTCAATTGGAGATGCGAAGAGCTTACAGGGCGGGGTTTTACTACAAACCCCGCTTGTGGGCGCTGATGGTGTTGTTTATGCGGTTGGTCAAGGGCCAATCGCGGTTGGTGGTTTCCTGGGAGGCTCCGGCGGAGAGGGGGGGGCAACGGTTCAGCAAAATCACCCGACGGTCGGCATCATTACAAGTGGCGCTATTGTGGAACGGGAGATCCCAACGGAATTCATGCATCATGGAAGTTTAAACTTATTGCTGGAGAGTCCTGATTTTGTTTCTGCGGTTCGTGTTGCGGATGCCGTTAATAAAATTTTCCCAGGCACATCACAGGCTATGAACTCTGCAACGATTAATGTCCTTGTTCCCCCTGAGTATCGTGGGCAAGTACCAAATTTTATTGCTTCTATCGGAGAACTGGATGTTATACCGGATCTTGCCGCTAGGGTCATTATTAACGAGCGTACAGGAACGATTGTAGCTACGTCTAATGTTCGTATATCAACGGTTGCCATCAGTAATGGTTCGTTAACAATTTCAATTTCGAATACTCAAGGGGTAAGCCAACCAAACGCATTGAGTAACACAGGGGATACCACAACATACTCCAATACGGAGACGAATGTGGATGAAACAAAAGGCGTTTTCCAGGTCGTTGAGGATTTACCTACTATCGAGCGCTTAACCGCCGCACTCAACGCGCTTGGGGTATCTACGCGTGAAATGATGTCTATTTTGCAGGCGATTAAAAGTGCTGGGGCGCTTCACGCAGAACTTATTTTAAATTAA
- a CDS encoding flagellar basal-body rod protein FlgG, translated as MGLAIYAGGTGMDAEQINLDIIGNNLANVNTVGYKRSKAEFQDLLYQNVQAIGADSGTGNEVPTGVQVGNGVKLVSTSKIFTQGELTLTNEDKDIAIDGVGFFEVTMPDGTKSYTRDGAFKVNSNGEFTNNSGYLISGFQSLPADAQKIFVSDNGQITVQSASGSQTYRLPIYRFANPGGLKSIGGNLLVETDASGTAEQGNPGELGFGTLKQGYLEMSNVKPVTEMVNLIVAQRAYEMDSKVVQAADENMSKINQLKR; from the coding sequence ATGGGATTAGCTATATACGCAGGCGGTACAGGGATGGATGCAGAGCAAATTAATCTGGATATCATCGGTAATAACTTGGCTAACGTGAACACTGTGGGGTACAAGCGTTCTAAGGCCGAATTTCAGGACTTGTTGTATCAAAATGTCCAAGCCATCGGCGCGGACTCTGGTACGGGTAATGAGGTTCCCACGGGCGTCCAGGTCGGTAATGGTGTGAAACTAGTCTCAACGAGCAAAATATTCACTCAGGGCGAACTCACGCTTACTAATGAGGATAAGGATATTGCGATCGATGGTGTAGGCTTTTTCGAGGTCACTATGCCGGATGGTACCAAGAGCTACACGCGTGATGGCGCTTTCAAGGTAAACTCCAACGGAGAGTTCACAAACAACAGTGGTTATTTGATCTCAGGTTTTCAGTCGCTTCCGGCGGATGCGCAAAAGATATTTGTTTCCGATAATGGTCAAATTACGGTCCAATCGGCGAGTGGCTCCCAAACCTATCGTCTCCCTATTTACCGTTTTGCTAACCCAGGGGGCTTGAAGAGCATCGGGGGGAACTTATTAGTCGAAACGGATGCCAGTGGTACAGCCGAACAGGGTAACCCTGGTGAGCTCGGTTTTGGTACTTTAAAGCAGGGTTACTTAGAAATGTCCAACGTGAAGCCGGTTACCGAAATGGTCAATTTGATTGTCGCTCAGCGCGCCTACGAAATGGATTCCAAGGTCGTCCAGGCTGCTGATGAAAATATGTCCAAGATCAACCAACTGAAGCGCTAA
- a CDS encoding flagella basal body P-ring formation protein FlgA: MFVFTALQADLASILEPISLPSLSQHKVTGSLSKTPITVAQNDTVSRVSSEKKIEKKIFVITWADVSNALKEQLFLKYELKGDFRMTPATLWSGVRATNPDWSVELNYTPPDGISSRFVIGFAIYADGQKLGEWKIPVQCELWNPILVAKEFIRRGAALDRSMFEEQSIDTLRVKQDILPRDVEIDHYESAHAISVGRPLLWTSVIEKPHIRKGQVVELVAKEGMMRITTKGQALQNGLVGEFISIRNLKSRKDIQAQILDENTVQVYF, encoded by the coding sequence ATGTTCGTCTTCACAGCCTTACAGGCTGATTTAGCTTCAATTCTCGAGCCGATAAGTCTGCCGTCTCTTTCTCAGCACAAGGTAACGGGATCGCTCAGTAAAACCCCAATTACAGTAGCTCAGAATGATACTGTCTCAAGGGTGTCTTCAGAGAAGAAAATCGAGAAAAAGATTTTTGTTATTACTTGGGCGGATGTTTCCAATGCCTTGAAGGAACAACTTTTCCTTAAATACGAACTTAAGGGTGATTTTAGAATGACTCCGGCAACGCTTTGGAGTGGGGTCAGGGCAACTAACCCCGATTGGTCCGTTGAATTAAACTATACCCCTCCCGATGGCATTTCTTCACGTTTTGTTATAGGGTTTGCGATCTACGCGGATGGCCAAAAACTCGGGGAATGGAAAATCCCTGTCCAATGCGAGCTCTGGAACCCGATCCTGGTCGCTAAAGAGTTTATACGCCGCGGGGCAGCTCTCGATAGGAGCATGTTTGAAGAACAGTCAATTGATACCCTAAGGGTAAAACAAGATATCCTACCCAGGGATGTTGAGATCGATCACTACGAATCCGCCCATGCCATATCCGTTGGCAGACCTCTCCTGTGGACTTCTGTTATCGAAAAGCCCCATATTCGCAAGGGTCAAGTCGTAGAGCTTGTTGCCAAAGAGGGTATGATGAGAATCACCACTAAGGGCCAAGCCCTCCAAAATGGGCTTGTCGGCGAATTCATCAGCATCCGCAATTTAAAATCCAGAAAAGACATCCAAGCCCAAATTCTAGATGAAAATACCGTACAAGTATATTTTTAA